A window of Erpetoichthys calabaricus chromosome 12, fErpCal1.3, whole genome shotgun sequence contains these coding sequences:
- the LOC114662274 gene encoding interferon-induced very large GTPase 1-like, giving the protein MSDSSIPEQEAEGLQKHFKDVGLDPAYWLPKLKEKLGIISVQALPYVRREDYEKLLPYCKADWEKRALKSVFNIKDDKSEVEKLQKERLEKARKRQEESRCMLTELRALYEQGKERSDHDVKAKKQKLQTELEIPPEYWSTSTDPLKAVIENMQKQLDCMESSLQKSENLSDREIVKNASGGLALEGIYKTDKLEDLMNKREQLIDLHQSFSLAGPQDTQVFEQVEVSSHESEATFGKLMEKMGRSIAAAVKGGGWGFSLDARLQQKTSSEFTRARSSLTEKSYICTTKYNYIPLASCFINKSDLTLTKAALDELKRIEILVMNTNDKELQLKEIQTFFHRFGSHANQGPLHFGGIYWWKASCEGFHSQETEEVRRIVSESLNTYIGASYSGFGLNVSAGGGKEMSSSEGSVTGKKKDILKSKIQLTVSKTGGPEAADQLLQWKTGLTSSSKTWSVIDRGQNLVPVWEIILSSHSTEFRNVQTVANCLAKGYKTLSGLRTSDLTGAELGIIFKEVQQVLSTIKSWNASDPEQHLIQLSELKSNLIDKTKSCKVWINECLSDPSLQNFLYSIVSTHKTSPNKNSAYIKSQMRLLLLPDIEESESFLERVFIMTWLNESRRETKKEESVKNVSQLCKILQLAKTEIQNTSSLKDLQEVKVNLTSKIAFSVFMLCKHFREMKQMEELSLLLSIVTVVGYLDTANTFKSLLDYPEIIFLHDELNKVMEKYSSLRRESILKSQAFVIITGLTVTNRFTRVTPEVKKKRLLFLESNLKDVLLEDIRNLVQEFSEGLIVWKKLEDQLNSIVNGTYQKNTKDESAEYVRTKLGTVLKRRPCSNSERNESKPVMHPLTDSPCCNVIERLELKSFYPKKLTMSDVLLIDKFSLHKSQPSSDHDVLFCFLQKLLMIDYKARHIVFKTTKAETESSEINVQTTSAISLEDFLDDPDIYNDNTDCSVKPASLHFMDVQMAVYHCSDMFLWQYITSKLSICQYALPLLVPNLSTTKIELPIWSFRPLKRSWKCADTVSSTNASLKSITANICSTPVPMVTFMRFGRCTSSKSQIMNGLLNHQKHDTFYHRDCKGSSNESLLMDGVVEISWYCPAGNKDDQFNECIAFTNLRGDARKHDRQVQFLLETSSINVVVLMEHHLDSKCKEILTQLVQSPNPLICLYADKTNIAKGNHETKVKLGLRNRNQSELIQEVAECIQGLLTKSDVKFSIEKGADVARRLHFLVDEDDKDCTATKKMAETAVKPLRDMSLSDAKEKFIPLQGNLWHNWCKKNKETNRLLANENRTIEQQRGDIEMEKNRLRKEQYKRAFPLNNVMREFIKNLNSQSTIRQKFFLAWLGQILNDLTSRKLQTLNEKHSELCAKMEEQKQKRQNTDIIEKEIEVSSGRLAASTLGLEHLLREVGQIYETLASQHMKNEMFLSLPQLAADLMISGHPIELMDGDASHVAITWVSSVLEQVIAKLGDKRVFVLSVLGIQSTGKSTLLNAMFGLQFAVSAGRCTRGAFMQLLKVKDENNELNFDYVLVVDTEGLKALELGDKATLKHDNELATFVIGIGNLTLINIFGENPSDMQDILQISVQAFMRMKKVKLCPSCIFVHQNVGEITAGEKNMEGRRRLLERLDFMTQTAAKQEMCDISRFTEVINFDISRHVHYFSHLWEGNPPMAPPNPRYSENIQKLKQSLFSEEMQEGIIKISEFKTRMEDLWSALLDEDFVFSFKNTLEIAAYRKVEEKYADWSWRLRSCMLEIENELRNSIENETLQDTGDFKLDEKIQAKYEAITKEMNEYFAKEKDKDLIIQWKAKTELGLKDLQSELVKGTERKLTDFIKMKQGLRKVEEQKGKYESELMKRSQDLARDLKGKNLTLRELENAFQKMWTQWVTRVKSEMPDVQPPNIKAHADAVLLENFERKLIDSCKQSKSYTIILYIDDFSAYVQMNKGYLLKHTINQQDQLCMRNLTSSIIQDINDCIKEKEAARVDYNKSFMYEVVNTILKALKNCKCNQNRFKIKKEYPIDLALHLRGDVIRRFQEMNHAFQKANNPLEYLENKKEDYFGCFQIYCSGASAATVLADCVTRELKKAIRQEVYNKSSALIATEIRCGDQALNGNKSKLENHILLSLLENLDFRKCEQYIDHPKAYYEAFIKEREEAYFSSRSPRIFRICTEKLENIKSSVSLAISKSTAYFGNTRTKATAWIERFCKELKNEIVFSINNVRGFEDQDIQNTSFFKERINDLLNSAYLELKEEFSGKIPLDRKLFRSQPHEELFRQCCGCCKKCPFCSAMCINTMPTHEGDDHCAQFHRPQTIRGIKWYKTDRLVTDICSSLVASDCRLVLSEDNEIPYRDYRQAGPEYACWSITPDKSLQPFWKWFVCHFKEDLEKKYNGRLTDIPDHWKTITKENVIQALKK; this is encoded by the coding sequence atGTCCGACAGCTCTATTCCAGAGCAGGAAGCAGAAGGCCTTCAGAAGCATTTTAAAGATGTCGGCCTCGACCCTGCCTATTGGCttccaaaattaaaagaaaagctggGTATCATTTCTGTCCAAGCCTTGCCATATGTGAGAAGAGAAGACTATGAAAAACTCTTACCATACTGCAAAGCAGATTGGGAGAAAAGAGCACTTAAAAGTGTATTTAATATAAAGGATGACAAGTCTGAAGttgaaaaattacaaaaggaacgattagagaaggccagaaaaagACAAGAGGAGAGCAGGTGTATGCTGACAGAACTGAGAGCGTTGTATGAGCAGGGCAAGGAACGGAGCGACCATGACGTGAAAGCCAAAAAGCAGAAACTTCAGACAGAACTTGAAATACCCCCCGAGTATTGGTCAACCTCAACTGACCCATTGAAAGCTGTGATAGAAAATATGCAGAAACAGCTGGACTGTATGGAGTCCTCACTTCAAAAGAGTGAGAACCTGTCCGATAGAGAGATTGTTAAGAATGCATCTGGTGGTCTTGCCTTAGAGGGAATTTACAAGACAGATAAACTTGAGGACCTTATGAATAAGAGGGAGCAATTGATAGATCTCCATCAGTCCTTCTCTCTCGCTGGACCACAAGATACTCAGGTCTTTGAACAAGTTGAGGTTTCATCCCATGAATCAGAAGCCACTTTTGGAAAACTGATGGAAAAAATGGGAAGAAGCATTGCTGCTGCAGTTAAAGGTGGTGGATGGGGTTTCAGCTTAGATGCACGACTGCAGCAAAAAACATCTTCAGAATTTACCAGAGCAAGAAGTTCATTGACAGAGAAGAGCTACATCTGCACCACAAAGTATAATTACATTCCACTCGCCTCATGCTTTATTAACAAATCAGATCTGACTCTAACAAAAGCAGCACTTGATGAGCTCAAAAGGATTGAAATACTTGTAATGAATACTAATGACAAAGAGCTTCAGTTGAAAGAGATCCAAACATTTTTTCACAGATTTGGAAGTCATGCAAACCAAGGCCCTCTACATTTTGGAGGTATATACTGGTGGAAGGCCTCCTGTGAAGGATTTCACTCTCAAGAAACTGAAGAGGTGAGAAGGATTGTATCAGAGTCATTAAATACTTACATTGGTGCCAGTTACAGTGGATTTGGCTTAAATGTTTCAGCAGGAGGTGGCAAAGAGATGTCATCTTCAGAAGGATCAGTTACTGGTAAGAAAAAGGATATTCTGAAAAGTAAAATTCAACTTACAGTGTCAAAAACTGGTGGCCCAGAAGCAGCTGATCAGCTTTTACAATGGAAAACTGGACTGACATCCAGTAGCAAGACTTGGTCTGTCATTGACAGAGGACAAAATTTGGTGCCAGTGTGGGAAATAATCTTGTCCAGTCATAGTACAGAATTTAGAAATGTACAAACAGTTGCTAATTGTCTTGCTAAAGGGTATAAAACTTTATCTGGATTAAGGACAAGTGATTTAACTGGTGCAGAGCTGGGCATCATCTTCAAAGAAGTTCAACAGGTCTTGAGTACCATTAAGTCATGGAATGCCTCTGACCCTGAGCAGCACTTGATACAGCTATCAGAACTGAAAAGTAACCTGATTGACAAAACAAAGAGCTGTAAGGTGTGGATCAATGAATGTCTTTCAGACCCTTCACTGCAGAATTTTTTATATTCCATTGTTTCGACACATAAGACATCACCAAATAAAAACAGCGCATACATAAAATCACAGATGCGCTTGCTTCTCCTTCCAGATATTGAGGAATCAGAGAGCTTTCTGGAAAGAGTTTTCATTATGACCTGGCTGAATGAATCAAGACGGGAAACGAAGAAGGAAGAGTCTGTGAAGAATGTATCTCAACTCTGCAAAATTTTACAGCTAGCAAAAACGGAAATTCAAAATACTTCTTCTCTGAAAGACTTGCAGGAAGTGAAGGTAAACCTGACCAGTAAAATcgcattttcagtttttatgttatGCAAACATTTTAGGGAGATGAAGCAAATGGAGGAGTTATCATTGCTACTTTCCATTGTCACCGTTGTGGGATATTTGGACACAGCTAACACATTTAAGTCACTTCTTGATTATCCAGAAATCATCTTCTTACATGATGAGCTTAACAAAGTAATGGAAAAGTATTCATCTTTGAGAAGAGAAAGCATCTTAAAATCACAGGCCTTTGTGATCATCACTGGCCTTACAGTAACAAATAGATTCACAAGAGTGACTCCTGAAGTGAAGAAGAAACGTTTGTTGTTCCTGGAGTCAAATTTAAAGGATGTCTTGCTTGAGGATATTAGAAACCTTGTACAAGAATTCAGTGAGGGGCTTATTGTCTGGAAAAAATTAGAGGACCAGCTTAACTCCATAGTGAATGGAACCTACCAGAAAAATACTAAAGACGAAAGTGCAGAGTACGTCAGGACAAAATTAGGGACTGTTTTGAAGAGAAGACCATGCtcaaatagtgaaagaaatgaatCTAAACCAGTGATGCATCCACTCACAGACTCGCCCTGCTGTAATGTGATTGAAAGGCTGGAGCTCAAGTCTTTTTATCCAAAGAAGCTGACCATGTCTGATGTTTTGTTGATTGACAAATTCTCTCTGCACAAGTCTCAGCCATCCTCCGACCATgatgttcttttttgctttctccAGAAACTTCTCATGATTGATTACAAAGCAAGACATAttgtatttaaaacaacaaaagcagAAACCGAATCTTCTGAAATTAATGTTCAGACAACCAGCGCAATCAGTCTGGAAGACTTTTTGGATGACCCTGACATTTATAACGATAACACTGATTGCAGTGTCAAACCAGCAAGCCTTCACTTCATGGATGTCCAGATGGCTGTCTATCACTGCTCTGACATGTTTCTCTGGCAGTACATCACATCCAAGCTCTCGATTTGCCAGTATGCTCTTCCATTGTTAGTGCCCAATCTGTCCACTACAAAGATTGAATTGCCAATATGGTCCTTTAGACCACTGAAAAGGAGTTGGAAATGTGCAGATACAGTCAGCAGCACAAATGCTTCCCTGAAGAGCATCACTGCTAACATCTGTAGCACACCAGTGCCTATGGTGACATTCATGCGGTTTGGCCGTTGCACTTCATCAAAGTCCCAGATCATGAATGGTTTATTAAACCATCAAAAACATGACACTTTTTATCACAGGGATTGCAAAGGAAGCAGTAATGAGAGTCTGCTAATGGATGGGGTTGTAGAGATCTCGTGGTACTGTCCAGCTGGAAACAAGGATGACCAGTTTAATGAGTGTATTGCATTTACAAATCTCCGAGGGGATGCACGAAAACATGACAGGCAAGTCCAGTTTCTTTTAGAAACTTCAAGCATCAATGTTGTTGTTCTGATGGAACATCATCTGGattcaaaatgtaaagaaatattaacACAGCTTGTGCAATCTCCAAATCCTCTAATCTGCTTGTATGCAGATAAAACAAACATTGCAAAAGGAAATCATGAGACCAAAGTGAAATTAGGGCTGAGGAATCGAAATCAGTCTGAACTTATTCAAGAAGTGGCAGAGTGCATTCAGGGCCTTCTGACAAAATCCGATGTGAAATTCAGTATTGAAAAGGGTGCTGATGTTGCTAGAAGACTTCATTTTTTAGTAGATGAAGATGACAAAGATTGCACTGCCACTAAAAAGATGGCAGAAACTGCAGTGAAGCCATTAAGAGACATGTCACTGTCAGATGCTAAAGAAAAATTCATTCCACTTCAAGGGAATTTATGGCACAACtggtgtaaaaaaaataaagaaaccaatCGCCTGCTGGCAAATGAAAATCGAACCATTGAGCAACAAAGAGGTGacattgaaatggaaaaaaatcgtCTTCGAAAAGAACAGTATAAGAGAGCttttccactaaataatgtcatgaGGGAATTTATTAAGAATCTCAACTCTCAATCCACAATAAGACAAAAGTTCTTCCTGGCATGGTTAGGACAAATTCTGAATGATCTAACATCAAGAAAGCTTCAAACACTGAATGAAAAGCATTCTGAATTGTGTGCAAAAATGGAAGAGCAAAAGCAAAAGAGGCAAAATACAGACATCATCGAAAAAGAAATTGAGGTATCTTCAGGCAGACTTGCGGCTTCCACTTTGGGTCTGGAACATCTCCTTCGAGAAGTTGGTCAGATCTATGAGACGTTGGCATCCCAgcatatgaaaaatgaaatgtttctgtCTCTACCACAACTTGCTGCTGACCTCATGATTTCTGGGCATCCCATTGAACTGATGGATGGAGACGCTTCTCATGTTGCTATTACCTGGGTGAGTTCAGTCCTTGAACAGGTTATTGCTAAGCTGGGAGACAAAAGAGTTTTTGTTCTTTCCGTTTTAGGAATTCAGAGCACTGGGAAGTCAACTTTGCTGAATGCCATGTTTGGTCTTCAGTTTGCTGTGAGTGCCGGTCGTTGCACCAGAGGAGCCTTCATGCAGCTACTTAAAGTCAAGGATGAAAATAATGAACTCAACTTTGACTATGTGCTTGTGGTCGACACTGAAGGACTTAAAGCTTTAGAGCTCGGAGACAAAGCTACTCTGAAACATGACAATGAGCTTGCAACATTCGTAATTGGCATTGGCAATCTGACTCTGATCAATATATTTGGGGAGAACCCTTCTGACATGCAGGATATTCTTCAAATCTCAGTGCAGGCCTTTATGaggatgaaaaaagtaaaactgtgTCCAAGCTGCATTTTTGTTCATCAGAATGTTGGAGAAATAACAGCAGGAGAAAAGAATATGGAAGGAAGAAGGCGGCTGCTGGAGAGGCTGGATTTCATGACGCAAACTGCAGCAAAACAGGAGATGTGCGACATCTCACGATTTACAGAGGTTATCAATTTTGACATCAGCAGGCACGTCCACTATTTCAGTCACCTTTGGGAAGGAAATCCTCCAATGGCCCCGCCAAACCCAAGATACAGTGAAAATATTCAGAAATTGAAGCAATCTCTGTTTTCTGAAGAAATGCAAGAGGGGATTATAAAGATTTCGGAATTTAAAACCCGCATGGAGGACCTCTGGTCTGCTCTTCTGGATGAGGACTTTGTCTTCAGTTTCAAGAATACACTGGAGATTGCGGCGTATAGGAAGGTGGAAGAAAAGTATGCAGACTGGAGCTGGCGGCTGAGGAGCTGCATGTTAGAGATTGAGAATGAGCTTCGCAACAGCAttgaaaatgaaacactgcaagACACGGGAGATTTCAAGTTGGACGAAAAAATTCAGGCGAAATATGAAGCAATTACAAAAGAGATGAATGAGTACTTCGctaaagaaaaagataaagactTAATAATTCAGTGGAAAGCAAAAACTGAACTTGGTTTGAAGGATCTCCAATCAGAGCTTGTCAAAGGGACTGAAAGGAAATTAActgatttcattaaaatgaagcagGGTCTGAGAAAAGTAGAAGAGCAGAAAGGAAAGTATGAGTCGGAGCTGATGAAGAGGAGCCAGGATTTGGCACGAGACCTTAAAGGTAAAAATTTGACATTACGAGAACTAGAAAATGCCTTTCAGAAGATGTGGACTCAGTGGGTGACTCGAGTGAAATCAGAGATGCCCGATGTTCAGCCACCCAACATAAAAGCCCATGCTGATGCAGTTTTGTTGGaaaactttgaaaggaaactaatTGACTCCTGCAAACAGAGCAAGTCTTACACCATAATCCTTTACATTGATGATTTTTCCGCATATGTACAAATGAACAAAGGATATCTGCTTAAACACACCATAAACCAGCAGGACCAGCTCTGTATGAGAAACCTCACCAGCAGCATAATACAGGACATTAATGACTGCATTAAAGAAAAGGAGGCAGCCAGAGTCGATTACAATAAAAGCTTTATGTATGAAGTTGTCAACACAATTTTAAAAGCACTAAAAAACTGTAAGTGTAACCAAAATaggtttaaaattaagaaggaaTATCCAATTGACTTAGCGTTGCATTTAAGAGGTGATGTCATACGGCGATTTCAAGAGATGAACCATGCATTTCAGAAGGCTAACAATCCTCTGGAAtatctagaaaataaaaaagaagactaCTTTGGGTGTTTTCAGATTTACTGCAGCGGGGCGAGTGCAGCTACTGTGCTAGCAGACTGCGTCACTCGAGAACTAAAAAAAGCCATCCGTCAGGAAGTCTACAATAAAAGTTCTGCACTTATAGCTACAGAAATACGATGTGGTGACCAAGCGTTAAATGGAAATAAATCCAAGCTTGAGAATCACATCTTACTGTCTCTTTTAGAAAATTTAGATTTCAGAAAATGTGAGCAGTACATTGATCACCCAAAGGCATATTATGAGGCTTTTATTAAAGAACGAGAGGAGGCCTATTTTTCAAGTCGAAGTCCTAGAATTTTTCGTATATGCACAGAAAAACTTGAAAACATCAAGAGCAGCGTTTCTTTGGCCATTTCTAAATCGACTGCTTATTTTGGAAATACTCGTACAAAAGCAACTGCCTGGATAGAAAGGTTTTGCAAAgaacttaaaaatgaaattgttttctCTATTAATAATGTACGAGGCTTTGAAGATCAGGATATTCAGAATACGAGTTTCTTTAAAGAAAGAATCAATGACTTACTGAATAGTGCATATTTAGAATTAAAGGAAGAGTTTAGTGGCAAAATCCCTCTCGATAGAAAGCTGTTTAGGTCTCAGCCTCATGAAGAATTGTTCAGACAGTGCTGTGGTTGTTGTAAAAAGTGTCCTTTTTGTTCTGCAATGTGTATAAACACAATGCCAACCCATGAAGGTGACGATCACTGTGCTCAGTTCCATCGGCCCCAGACAATTCGTGGTATAAAATGGTACAAAACTGACAGACTTGTGACTGATATTTGCTCGAGTCTTGTCGCCAGTGACTGTCGTCTAGTGCTTTCAGAAGACAATGAAATTCCTTACAGAGATTATCGGCAGGCAGGTCCCGAGTACGCCTGTTGGTCCATCACACCAGATAAGTCATTGCAGCCGTTCTGGAAGTGGTTTGTATGTCACTTTAAAGAAGACTTGGAGAAGAAATACAATGGGCGCTTAACTGACATCCCTGATCATTGGAAAACCATTACTAAGGAAAATGTTATTCAAGCACTGAAGAAATAG